One Klebsiella electrica genomic window, CCTGTGGCTGGCGGAGTACTACGATCAGCGCCTGGTGAAACCGGAGCTGTGGACGCTGGGCACGGAGCTGCGCAAGCTGCTGGCTGCCGACATCAACGTCGTGCTGGCGATTGCTAACGACTCGCATCTGATGGCCGATCTGCCGTGGATAGCCGAGTCTATCCAGCTGCGTAACATCTATACCGACCCGCTGAACGTCCTGCAGGCAGAACTGCTGCACCGTTCGCGTCTGGCGGAAGCCGAAGGTAAAGAGCCGGATCCGCGCGTTGAACAAGCGCTGATGGTCACGATTGCGGGCGTTGCCGCCGGGATGCGCAACACGGGCTAATTTATCAGCCGTTCCCGGCAAGACGATATTTGCCGGGAAAAACCGGTTAGCGTTTTATCCGGTTACACTTTCCCCGGTCCGCGTCACGCGACCGGGGATTTTTATTAATGGTGCAGCATTTCGTCGACAATCTGCTCTTTATGCAGCGCATAAGGATAATAGGTCGGCCAGTTATCCATCTCTTTCAGCAGCGCCTCCTGCGAGTCATTCCCCATAAAGATGTGGAAATGCTGTGATTTGCGCGGTCCAATCGTATGATCGCTGAACTGAACAAATTTCGGCGCTTTTGACTCCGCCTGCTGGCATTCGAACAGGTAACGCACCCCCTTCTTGCCGGAAGTATAGGTCAGGATCTTATAGCCGGAATAGGTGTATTTACAGGCATTAACGGCCTTGCCAACGTGGAACTCCATCACGTTATCTTCGATCCCAATCTGGTCTACGTCGGTGGCATACCCCTTCTTATAATATTCCCGATATTCCGTCACGCTCTTGCCGCCCGCCTTTTTGGCTTTTTGTTCCAGTACCGGATCCAAATCGCCATTCAGCAGATACGGATTTACCGACTGCCAGATCCCGTCCCAGTCGCTTAGCGCCCGATCTTTAACGTCTGCATCGGCAAAAATACCCTCGCTGGCCTTAACCTCCGCTTCCGTTAACGCGGGGCCATGGCTATGGTGGCCGTGGGCAAAGGTCTGAGCGCTGGCTAACAGCATGCCAACACCCAGCGCAAGGGCAGAAATCTTTTTGGTCATCACTCTCTCCTGAGTTATCATTTGCAATGATATGTTACGATATAACATATCACACACAATCTGCAACACCGTCCCCCTCACTGCCCTCTGACTTTTACCCTTTCCACGCTGTCCGGTATGATAAAAACGTGGCGCCTTCTACGGAGCAAGAATGGATACCGATCTCAACCAACACATCGACGCGTTAATCAAAATCCCGGCAACGATCCGGCAGATCCGATTTGCCAGTGACCATCGCCCGGCTTCCGGTCACGTGCAGAAGGTTGATTTCCCACGCCTCGAAGTCATGCTTGAAGGGCAGCTTCACGATGCCGGCATCAAAGCCGATCCGCCCGTACTGTCCCGGCACGACGTGCTGTTTATTCCCGCCGGCGGATGGCATTCACCCCGTTGGCAGTCGCCCTGTACCGTCCTGAGTATTGTGTTTGGCAAGCAACAGTTAGAGCTCACCCTGACGCGCTGGAACGGCAGTACGTTGAATGTTGAGGATAAGCTTCAGGTACCGCGCCGCGGCCCCCGGACGGGCTCCTTCCTGCTCCAGGCGCTCAGTGAGATGCAGATGCAACCGCAGGAACAACACACCGCGCGATACATCGTTATCAGCCTGTTGAGCCACTGCGCCGATCTGCTTGGCAGCCAGGTGCACACCGCCTCCCGAAGCCAGGCGCTGTTTGAGGCGATCCGCAAATATATCGACGCTCGTTTTGCCGAACCGTTAACCCGCGAATCGGTGGCGCAGGAATTTTATCTCTCGCCAAACTATCTCTCCCATCTGTTCCAGAAATGCGGGCCTATGGGGTTCAACGAGTATCTGAATCACATCCGCCTTGAGCAGGCCCGCATGCTGTTAAAAGGCCACGACATGAAAATTAAAGATGTCGCTCACGCCTGTGGTTTTGTCGACAGCAACTATTTCTGCCGTCTGTTTCGCAAGAATACCGAGCGTTCTCCCTCCGAGTATCGCCGCCAGTATCACAGCCAGTTGACGGAGAAGCCGCGCTAAGCGGAAACTAGATTTTTGTAATTTTTTTACGATAATCCTGCCCGGCTTTGCCAGATATAGCTGGAAAATGTGATCTAAATCATCCTTACCCGCAATGCGTACATTTATCCAGTTTTTGGCAAATTTGTCATCTGGCGACCCGCCGACGAGAAGCCGTATCCTTACCTCAACATCACTGAATTGAGCATTGAGGAAAGGCTATGGAACTCTATCTGGACACCGCGAACGTCGCAGAAGTTGAACGTCTGGCGCGCATCTATCCGCTGGCCGGCGTGACCACCAACCCGAGCATTATCGCCGCAGGCAAAACGCCTGTCTGGGATGTTCTCCCGCGCCTGCAAAAGGCCATTGGACCCGATGGAACGCTGTTTGCTCAGACCATGAGCCGCGATGCTGAGGGCATGGTGGCGGAAGCCAAACGACTGAGTAACGCCGTTCCGGGCATCGTGGTTAAAATCCCGGTCACCGCTGAAGGCCTCGCCGCTATCAAATTACTGAAAAAAGAAGGCATCCCGACGCTGGGTACCGCGGTCTATAGCGCCGCACAGGGGCTGCTGGCAGCGCTGGCGGGCGCAAAATATGTTGCCCCTTACGTCAACCGCGTCGATGCCCAGGGGGGAGACGGGATTCGCATGGTGCAGGAGCTGCAATCCCTGCTGGAGCAGCATGCGCCAGGAAGCAAAGTGCTGGCCGCCAGCTTTAAAACCCCGCGTCAGGCGCTGGATTGCCTGCTGACCGGCTGCGAAGCAATCACCCTCCCCTTAGACGTCGCGCAACACATGCTCGGCACCCCTGCGGTAGAGTCAGCCATAGAGAAATTTGAACAAGACTGGAATAACGCTTTTGGCAATCTGAACCTGTAACCCGAT contains:
- the zinT gene encoding metal-binding protein ZinT, translated to MTKKISALALGVGMLLASAQTFAHGHHSHGPALTEAEVKASEGIFADADVKDRALSDWDGIWQSVNPYLLNGDLDPVLEQKAKKAGGKSVTEYREYYKKGYATDVDQIGIEDNVMEFHVGKAVNACKYTYSGYKILTYTSGKKGVRYLFECQQAESKAPKFVQFSDHTIGPRKSQHFHIFMGNDSQEALLKEMDNWPTYYPYALHKEQIVDEMLHH
- a CDS encoding helix-turn-helix domain-containing protein, encoding MDTDLNQHIDALIKIPATIRQIRFASDHRPASGHVQKVDFPRLEVMLEGQLHDAGIKADPPVLSRHDVLFIPAGGWHSPRWQSPCTVLSIVFGKQQLELTLTRWNGSTLNVEDKLQVPRRGPRTGSFLLQALSEMQMQPQEQHTARYIVISLLSHCADLLGSQVHTASRSQALFEAIRKYIDARFAEPLTRESVAQEFYLSPNYLSHLFQKCGPMGFNEYLNHIRLEQARMLLKGHDMKIKDVAHACGFVDSNYFCRLFRKNTERSPSEYRRQYHSQLTEKPR
- the fsa gene encoding fructose-6-phosphate aldolase; the encoded protein is MELYLDTANVAEVERLARIYPLAGVTTNPSIIAAGKTPVWDVLPRLQKAIGPDGTLFAQTMSRDAEGMVAEAKRLSNAVPGIVVKIPVTAEGLAAIKLLKKEGIPTLGTAVYSAAQGLLAALAGAKYVAPYVNRVDAQGGDGIRMVQELQSLLEQHAPGSKVLAASFKTPRQALDCLLTGCEAITLPLDVAQHMLGTPAVESAIEKFEQDWNNAFGNLNL